One window of the Natrinema sp. CBA1119 genome contains the following:
- a CDS encoding VOC family protein encodes MIELEFITFACTNPDRLASFWERALDSERRDFPSSLEPDVVDRPGEGPDPLFKPQPKGTERDLPIHLDLSTKDREASVDRLRELGASVRETKIEEHETHTAVWTILEDPAGNGFCVSEYDR; translated from the coding sequence ATGATCGAACTAGAATTTATTACATTCGCTTGTACGAATCCGGATCGATTGGCGTCGTTCTGGGAACGGGCTCTCGACAGCGAGCGTCGCGACTTTCCGTCGTCGCTCGAACCGGACGTCGTCGATCGGCCCGGTGAGGGGCCGGACCCCCTGTTCAAACCCCAGCCGAAGGGAACCGAGCGAGACCTGCCGATCCACCTCGACCTGTCGACCAAGGATCGGGAGGCGTCCGTCGATCGACTCCGCGAGTTGGGTGCGTCCGTCCGTGAGACGAAGATCGAGGAACACGAGACGCACACGGCCGTCTGGACGATACTGGAAGATCCAGCGGGCAACGGCTTCTGTGTCAGCGAGTACGACCGGTGA
- a CDS encoding RNA-binding domain-containing protein yields the protein MSEIYRVDVEITAPIYDTEVTSRVIDAVANIFPTADLEEEFGEVRGEAHELDHFSEQLHRQEILDTARGEFFANREGDAFTFALKKQAAFEDYVNFSVGKPDELGEISVRVRVEEPSLEEYVDHIAPPTEDGRPVDT from the coding sequence ATGAGCGAGATCTACCGCGTCGACGTCGAGATTACGGCACCGATATACGACACCGAGGTTACGAGTCGCGTGATCGACGCCGTCGCGAACATCTTTCCCACGGCAGACCTCGAGGAGGAGTTCGGCGAGGTCAGGGGCGAGGCCCACGAGCTCGATCACTTCTCGGAACAGTTGCACCGTCAGGAGATCCTCGACACCGCCCGCGGCGAGTTCTTCGCCAACCGCGAGGGCGACGCGTTTACCTTCGCGCTGAAAAAGCAGGCGGCGTTCGAGGACTACGTCAACTTCTCGGTCGGCAAACCCGACGAACTCGGCGAGATCAGCGTTCGGGTCCGTGTCGAAGAGCCGAGCCTCGAGGAGTACGTCGACCACATCGCGCCGCCGACGGAAGACGGGCGGCCGGTCGACACCTGA
- a CDS encoding DNA-binding protein, translating to MSQVETTPHEIEGRWKWPDWGRGPYDALSSVMLGEPFEGYLEIDTEIDGEPWHLEVRYSKSGFAPRLSDGINAERLYEWDIVGRGRGERKASYNIGPRFPNMRHWESGEKLQLPWENQVGEVDGVDVEFHTSNIEPDRGLELLPEFFGAVFDHAGERIHSDYFRAEPHEASRMWAYERYVRIRREWAEKLSSAGVLQKVAHYLSDLKGVKAELHINNKEAINHQNRLILDPSSAAELLPGHTYGRKFEIYQLKDPDAVSKNHPSYHPKVEVLVNKSMNDNEAWAWADRHAVTEQIEETLLNALHWEDIPLGPDGNGVYIADDHFDAVARDKPVELYEDPTPRLEAKSDHLLMTTLRDMGETARDVTESVATDGGSTIDGLADELGKHPATIYRAINDLGEVLELDQGDVSFRARKYREELRALVESAEYAIESYADRMQHIMGLADHVAESSPFQEWLAKNGADLEFDENGKPRRMRIDTILSRLKADSFEDLATIASEALEKWSKSGNDPTALRGIELTWKTPGGGTETGFVGAVADR from the coding sequence GTGTCGCAAGTCGAAACGACGCCGCACGAGATCGAGGGCCGGTGGAAGTGGCCCGATTGGGGTCGTGGGCCCTACGACGCGCTGTCGTCGGTGATGCTCGGCGAGCCCTTCGAGGGCTACCTCGAGATCGACACGGAGATCGACGGCGAGCCCTGGCACCTGGAGGTTCGGTACAGCAAGTCGGGATTCGCGCCACGACTGTCCGACGGGATCAACGCCGAACGGCTCTACGAATGGGATATTGTGGGCCGTGGGCGCGGTGAGCGGAAGGCATCGTACAACATCGGTCCGCGGTTCCCGAACATGCGCCATTGGGAGAGCGGCGAGAAGTTGCAACTCCCGTGGGAGAATCAGGTCGGCGAGGTCGACGGTGTTGACGTCGAGTTTCACACGAGCAACATCGAACCCGACCGTGGCCTCGAGCTGCTGCCGGAGTTCTTCGGAGCGGTATTCGATCACGCCGGCGAGCGGATTCATTCCGATTACTTTCGAGCCGAGCCGCACGAAGCGAGCCGAATGTGGGCGTATGAGCGGTACGTTCGAATCCGACGCGAGTGGGCGGAAAAGCTCTCGTCGGCCGGTGTGCTGCAGAAGGTCGCGCACTACCTGTCCGACCTCAAGGGCGTGAAAGCCGAACTCCATATCAACAACAAGGAGGCGATCAACCACCAGAACCGGCTGATTTTGGATCCGTCATCGGCTGCCGAACTGCTGCCGGGGCACACCTACGGCCGAAAGTTCGAGATCTACCAGCTGAAGGACCCGGACGCGGTTTCGAAGAATCACCCGTCCTACCACCCGAAAGTGGAGGTGCTGGTAAACAAATCGATGAACGACAACGAGGCATGGGCATGGGCCGATCGCCACGCGGTCACCGAGCAGATCGAGGAAACGCTGCTGAATGCACTCCACTGGGAAGACATCCCGCTCGGTCCCGACGGAAACGGCGTGTACATCGCCGACGATCACTTCGATGCGGTGGCTCGAGACAAGCCGGTCGAACTGTATGAGGATCCGACGCCGCGCCTCGAGGCGAAGTCTGACCACCTGTTGATGACGACGCTGCGGGACATGGGCGAGACTGCGCGCGATGTCACCGAGTCGGTCGCGACGGACGGCGGCTCGACGATCGACGGCCTGGCCGACGAGCTGGGGAAGCATCCCGCCACGATCTACCGAGCCATCAACGACCTCGGCGAAGTCCTCGAGCTCGACCAGGGCGACGTGTCGTTCCGCGCTCGAAAGTACCGCGAGGAACTACGAGCTCTCGTCGAGTCGGCCGAGTACGCGATCGAGAGCTATGCCGATCGGATGCAGCACATCATGGGCTTGGCCGATCATGTCGCCGAGTCCTCTCCGTTTCAGGAGTGGCTCGCGAAGAACGGGGCCGACCTCGAGTTCGACGAGAACGGCAAGCCGCGTCGAATGCGGATCGATACGATTCTCTCCCGGTTGAAGGCCGACAGCTTCGAGGATCTCGCCACGATCGCGAGTGAAGCCCTCGAGAAGTGGTCGAAGTCGGGCAACGATCCGACAGCGCTCCGCGGCATCGAGCTGACCTGGAAGACTCCGGGCGGCGGCACTGAAACAGGATTTGTCGGCGCTGTCGCCGACCGCTGA
- a CDS encoding AAA family ATPase produces MHVIGTVGLPGSGKGEAATVAREDGIPVVTMGDVVRQETADRGLDPATDHGTVAQALREENGPAAIAERSLPMIEDRLEAHETVLVDGIRSGTEVDVFEAEFDDAFTLVSIEAPFELRAKRIDERGRDASKADGGEGLAARDERERGFGMDDAMERADVVVENTDSLEAFHDRIRSIVRGTDDEKRAEAEADP; encoded by the coding sequence ATGCACGTCATCGGAACGGTCGGACTCCCCGGGAGCGGCAAGGGCGAGGCCGCGACCGTCGCACGCGAGGACGGAATCCCGGTAGTCACGATGGGCGACGTCGTCCGCCAGGAGACGGCCGACCGCGGGCTCGACCCCGCGACGGACCACGGCACGGTCGCGCAGGCGCTGCGCGAGGAAAACGGCCCGGCGGCCATCGCCGAACGATCGCTGCCGATGATCGAGGATCGCCTCGAGGCCCACGAGACGGTGCTGGTCGACGGCATCCGCTCAGGCACCGAGGTCGACGTCTTCGAAGCGGAGTTCGACGACGCGTTCACGCTGGTCAGTATCGAAGCCCCCTTCGAGCTGCGAGCCAAGCGAATCGACGAGCGCGGTCGGGACGCGAGCAAGGCCGACGGCGGCGAGGGGCTAGCCGCCCGCGACGAACGCGAGCGCGGCTTCGGGATGGACGATGCGATGGAGCGCGCGGACGTGGTCGTCGAGAACACCGACTCGCTCGAGGCGTTCCACGACCGGATCCGGTCGATCGTCCGGGGAACCGACGACGAGAAACGTGCCGAGGCCGAAGCCGACCCATGA